In a single window of the Streptomyces sp. NBC_00353 genome:
- a CDS encoding tyrosine-type recombinase/integrase — translation MIEPTAVRHMIRGLAGNTSMLTLDATATAAEKHKRGNNCVAHFREILRAVRAATLEFRGVAPTQADIWDLATVGLRSRTRTGRREQSATVDLTAIRQTWLRELLKRWVEVMTPENSDFVRMLRACLIASDALHARPGGGQTLADLRYVDMQAVFTAMCNLRRADGELLNRHGRSTFFSIFNSILDFGRTADLLPELPASFMRHPSMTVPPDETTEDAAGQAIPEPVIAQLDANLADIGAGVTYGDLAAEDIHLMLTTAYTVLRDTGRRPVEVTSLRRDCLEVTDDGDVLIWDNHKKRRYGRKLPVTGETAEAIRRWQARRDLIPVLATSKDYLFPAITHRSGVRHMEPGYLGTYLREWVKAIPELVSDQLNHSGNRLPFDRALIFPYAFRHSYAQRHANAGIPVDVLKELMDHRSIVTTMGYYDVSMKRKREAVQTMRLHAVDRAGRPAPFATDLAYEARSVAVPFGNCTEPSNIKAGGKSCPPAVPVRRLRFLPARPVLPARDRGTPQRAPRRSRDRRGHGHGRLRGPQPHRPDQRLHRNPGQHA, via the coding sequence GTGATCGAACCCACCGCGGTCCGACACATGATCCGCGGCCTGGCCGGAAACACCAGCATGCTCACCCTCGACGCCACCGCCACGGCCGCCGAGAAGCACAAGCGCGGCAACAACTGCGTCGCCCACTTCCGCGAGATCCTCCGGGCCGTTCGCGCTGCCACGCTGGAGTTCCGCGGCGTCGCCCCCACCCAAGCGGATATCTGGGACCTGGCCACCGTGGGGCTGCGGTCCCGCACCCGCACCGGCCGGCGCGAGCAGAGCGCGACCGTCGACCTCACCGCGATCCGCCAGACCTGGCTCCGCGAGCTCTTGAAGCGCTGGGTCGAGGTCATGACACCCGAGAACAGCGACTTCGTGCGCATGTTGCGGGCCTGCCTGATCGCCTCCGACGCCTTGCACGCGCGGCCCGGCGGCGGCCAGACCCTGGCCGACCTGCGCTACGTCGACATGCAGGCCGTTTTCACGGCGATGTGCAACCTTCGCCGCGCCGACGGCGAACTGCTGAACCGCCACGGCCGGAGCACCTTCTTCAGCATCTTCAACTCGATCCTGGACTTCGGCCGCACCGCCGACCTGCTGCCCGAGCTGCCCGCCAGCTTCATGCGCCACCCCTCGATGACGGTCCCGCCCGACGAGACCACCGAGGACGCGGCCGGCCAGGCCATCCCCGAACCCGTCATCGCCCAGCTCGACGCCAACTTGGCCGACATCGGTGCGGGCGTCACCTACGGCGACCTCGCCGCCGAGGACATCCACTTGATGCTCACCACCGCCTACACCGTCCTGCGGGACACCGGCCGTCGACCGGTCGAGGTCACCAGCCTGCGACGGGACTGTCTGGAAGTCACCGACGACGGCGACGTGCTCATCTGGGACAACCACAAGAAACGCCGCTACGGCCGCAAACTGCCCGTCACCGGCGAGACAGCGGAGGCGATCCGCCGCTGGCAGGCCCGCCGCGACCTGATCCCGGTGCTGGCCACCAGCAAGGACTACCTGTTCCCCGCGATCACCCACCGCAGCGGCGTCCGGCACATGGAGCCCGGCTACCTGGGCACCTACCTGCGCGAGTGGGTCAAAGCCATCCCCGAACTCGTCAGCGACCAGCTCAACCACTCCGGGAACCGCCTCCCGTTCGACCGCGCACTGATCTTCCCCTACGCGTTCCGCCACTCCTACGCGCAACGGCACGCCAACGCCGGAATCCCCGTCGACGTCCTGAAAGAGCTGATGGACCACCGATCCATCGTCACCACCATGGGCTACTACGACGTCTCGATGAAGCGGAAACGCGAAGCCGTCCAGACCATGCGCCTGCACGCGGTGGACCGCGCCGGCCGCCCGGCGCCCTTCGCCACTGACCTGGCCTACGAAGCCCGCTCGGTCGCGGTCCCGTTCGGCAACTGCACCGAGCCGTCCAACATCAAGGCCGGCGGCAAGAGCTGCCCCCCTGCGGTTCCAGTGCGCCGGCTGCGGTTTCTACCGGCCCGACCCGTCCTACCTGCTCGCGATCGAGGAACACCTCAACGCGCTCCGCGCCGATCGCGAGACCGCCGAGGCCATGGACACGGACGACTTCGTGGTCCGCAACCTCACCGACCAGATCAGCGCCTTCACCGGAATCCTGGACAACATGCGTGA
- a CDS encoding DUF6262 family protein yields the protein MPTDSPSTAPADVLRAARQRDSLVKRGRVLSTVDTMLREGEPVTFATVAKRAEVSTWLAYAPGVREHIEQARKQQEKASSRDLDSGRTVSPSSTRTDLLLAREEVRRLREEVRGLREGMRLQLGRELDHLGGHDLRERLDELTQENHRLAAEAREAQGENRSLTDRVRALEDDLAGARTSLRRMMREHN from the coding sequence ATGCCCACTGACAGCCCCTCAACGGCCCCTGCAGACGTTCTGAGGGCTGCCCGGCAACGCGACAGCCTCGTCAAGCGCGGACGCGTCCTGAGCACCGTCGACACGATGCTTCGGGAGGGCGAGCCCGTCACGTTCGCCACCGTCGCCAAACGGGCCGAGGTGTCCACCTGGCTCGCCTACGCACCCGGCGTCCGCGAGCACATCGAACAGGCCCGCAAGCAGCAGGAGAAGGCATCGTCCCGGGACCTGGACTCCGGCCGGACCGTCAGCCCCTCCAGCACCCGCACCGACCTCCTACTGGCCCGCGAGGAGGTCCGCCGGCTCCGCGAAGAAGTCCGCGGCCTTCGCGAGGGCATGCGGCTCCAGCTCGGCCGCGAGCTAGACCACCTCGGCGGCCACGATCTGCGCGAGCGCCTCGACGAGCTCACCCAGGAGAACCACCGCCTGGCCGCCGAGGCTCGCGAAGCTCAGGGCGAGAACAGATCTCTCACCGACCGAGTCCGAGCGCTGGAAGACGATCTCGCCGGAGCCAGGACCAGCCTCAGGCGCATGATGCGCGAGCACAACTGA
- a CDS encoding DUF1963 domain-containing protein has product MIDAGPVDPAAQVTRSGGVPLAPSGTAWPCCAECSRPMQFLAQVVLDDLAGEVEGRGVLALFACQNDPGMCGDWEPDSGGNRAFLFPAEDLVPLPQPADADETLLQLGSVRTVSLVQVGEPDYDLAGEEWATRSGRPASSVLGQLGGTPAWVQNDETPVCPSCASRMSLIVQLEEGPDHSTAMNFGGCGGAYAFACEPCGCAKFLWQC; this is encoded by the coding sequence ATGATCGATGCAGGGCCAGTTGACCCCGCTGCTCAGGTGACCCGAAGTGGCGGGGTGCCTCTGGCTCCGTCCGGCACTGCGTGGCCGTGCTGCGCGGAGTGCAGCAGGCCGATGCAGTTCCTCGCCCAGGTGGTCTTGGATGACCTCGCGGGCGAGGTTGAGGGGCGTGGAGTCCTCGCCTTGTTCGCCTGCCAGAACGATCCGGGGATGTGCGGTGACTGGGAGCCAGATTCCGGTGGAAACCGAGCATTCCTCTTCCCCGCTGAAGATCTTGTCCCGCTGCCCCAGCCAGCTGACGCTGACGAGACACTGCTTCAGCTCGGCTCCGTTCGAACGGTCAGCCTGGTGCAGGTGGGCGAGCCTGACTACGACCTAGCCGGAGAGGAGTGGGCGACGAGAAGCGGTCGCCCGGCTTCGTCGGTGCTCGGTCAGCTCGGCGGGACTCCCGCCTGGGTCCAGAACGACGAGACCCCTGTCTGTCCCTCGTGTGCTTCCCGAATGTCTCTGATCGTCCAGCTTGAGGAAGGTCCGGATCACAGCACTGCCATGAACTTCGGTGGCTGCGGCGGCGCCTATGCGTTCGCCTGCGAGCCGTGCGGATGTGCGAAGTTCCTGTGGCAGTGCTGA
- a CDS encoding phosphotransferase family protein, producing the protein MSMSRIDWEHLPEQVHHAVEAHTGPFLKAETVSGGKNSQIAACVFTAEQRLFVKGMPSDHPQHPSQQREAAINPYVAPRLTPTILWRVQDGGWDLLGFEYVSGRHADYAPGSPDLPRVLRLAGELAQVDTPPAQVVRTVEQRWSAHADPGAAERWRSGQALLHTDFASHNVLLGETREWLIDWAWPTAGPAWVDPVVLILRLMEAGHTAAQADAECRVLPAWQSADREDVASFSAANVRLWKSIAEHDPEPWKQHMTRLAGEWCDYWAGLS; encoded by the coding sequence ATGTCCATGTCGCGCATCGACTGGGAGCACCTACCCGAGCAGGTCCACCACGCTGTGGAAGCCCATACCGGGCCGTTCCTCAAAGCCGAGACCGTCTCGGGCGGAAAGAACTCCCAGATCGCCGCGTGCGTGTTCACGGCCGAGCAGCGCCTGTTCGTCAAAGGCATGCCGTCCGATCACCCGCAGCACCCGTCGCAGCAGCGCGAGGCTGCGATCAACCCGTACGTGGCCCCCCGCCTGACGCCCACGATCCTGTGGCGCGTCCAGGACGGCGGGTGGGACCTCCTCGGGTTCGAGTACGTCAGCGGTCGTCACGCCGACTACGCTCCCGGCTCGCCCGACCTGCCGCGCGTCCTGCGGCTGGCGGGCGAGCTGGCACAGGTCGACACCCCGCCGGCGCAGGTGGTCCGCACCGTCGAGCAACGCTGGTCGGCGCACGCCGACCCCGGCGCAGCCGAACGCTGGCGCAGCGGACAGGCCCTGCTGCACACCGACTTCGCGTCACACAACGTCCTGCTCGGCGAGACGCGGGAGTGGCTGATCGACTGGGCGTGGCCCACGGCCGGCCCGGCCTGGGTCGACCCGGTCGTCCTGATTCTTCGGCTGATGGAGGCCGGGCATACCGCGGCGCAGGCCGACGCGGAATGCAGGGTTCTGCCGGCCTGGCAGAGCGCCGACCGTGAGGACGTGGCGTCGTTCTCGGCCGCGAACGTGCGGCTGTGGAAGAGCATCGCCGAGCACGACCCCGAACCGTGGAAGCAACACATGACCCGCCTGGCGGGGGAGTGGTGCGACTACTGGGCGGGCCTGAGCTGA
- a CDS encoding radical SAM protein, with amino-acid sequence MQHALIASPFMDGHLLLRPGQHNGLRLGAARFKELADAHPNTPVPQWTADAVRQAWGLDLADRRIGQAILVRKASPYGYVRASYEINLGCHYDCEFCYLGEKRFEGMSWEQQKQLLGIMADAGVVYLQITGGEPLIDRRFPQVYAYAYDLGMMMQVSTNGSRLHSEMIQDLFRGRPPYRLTISVYGATEATYDAITRCRGSFKRFMRGLDAAREAGMPMRMNVVVAKENQHEVAEMEALAEKYGPHNVYGNMSPTIGGDGSVLATQSIRYEKARRVFKGCNAGHTLFHVDPFGQASICKIGRDPQIDLMTEGVEGLRRLGGIADSLMLRTGGCSGCALSGTCRTCRPLAKLYQEAKAPLVSYCQHTERDNT; translated from the coding sequence ATGCAGCACGCTCTGATCGCCAGCCCGTTCATGGACGGGCACCTGTTACTGCGCCCCGGCCAGCACAACGGGCTGCGCCTGGGCGCCGCCCGCTTCAAGGAGCTGGCCGACGCCCACCCGAACACCCCGGTCCCGCAGTGGACCGCCGACGCCGTCCGCCAGGCGTGGGGCCTGGACCTGGCAGACCGCAGAATCGGCCAGGCGATCCTGGTCCGCAAGGCGTCGCCGTACGGGTACGTCCGCGCGTCCTACGAGATCAACCTCGGCTGCCACTACGACTGCGAGTTCTGCTACCTCGGCGAGAAGCGGTTCGAGGGCATGAGCTGGGAGCAGCAGAAGCAGCTCCTCGGCATCATGGCCGACGCCGGCGTGGTGTACCTGCAGATCACCGGCGGAGAGCCGCTGATCGACCGGCGGTTCCCGCAGGTGTACGCCTACGCCTACGACCTCGGCATGATGATGCAGGTCTCCACCAACGGGTCCCGCCTGCACTCCGAGATGATCCAGGACCTGTTCCGGGGACGTCCCCCGTACCGGCTCACGATCAGCGTGTACGGGGCCACCGAGGCGACCTACGACGCCATCACCCGCTGCCGCGGCAGCTTCAAGCGGTTCATGCGCGGCCTGGACGCCGCCCGCGAGGCCGGGATGCCGATGCGGATGAACGTGGTGGTGGCCAAGGAGAACCAGCACGAGGTCGCCGAGATGGAGGCGCTGGCCGAGAAGTACGGGCCGCACAACGTCTACGGCAACATGTCGCCGACCATCGGCGGCGACGGCTCGGTGCTCGCCACCCAGTCCATCCGGTACGAGAAGGCCCGCCGGGTCTTCAAGGGCTGCAACGCGGGCCACACCCTCTTCCACGTCGACCCATTCGGGCAGGCGTCGATCTGCAAGATCGGCCGTGATCCGCAGATCGACCTCATGACCGAAGGCGTGGAGGGTCTGCGACGCCTTGGCGGCATCGCGGACTCGCTCATGCTGCGCACCGGAGGCTGCTCCGGCTGCGCCCTGTCCGGCACCTGCCGGACCTGCAGGCCCTTGGCCAAGCTCTACCAGGAGGCCAAGGCACCACTCGTCAGCTACTGCCAGCACACAGAGAGGGACAACACATGA
- a CDS encoding ATP-binding protein codes for MHDEPTGDGLTTLTWDLWLTPFPKTVSEARRQLRSALTGWQVPEEAVDTAVLITSELVTNAIRHCDNQHLVHLQVTDDGAELLLEVSDPSRNPPRPVVPPTHAESGRGLFLVRAAASDFGARHRDPVGKTVWATIPRTPTP; via the coding sequence ATGCATGACGAGCCCACGGGCGACGGGTTGACCACGCTGACGTGGGATCTGTGGCTGACGCCGTTCCCGAAGACGGTGAGTGAGGCCCGCCGGCAGCTCCGTTCGGCCCTGACCGGCTGGCAGGTGCCCGAGGAGGCGGTGGACACCGCCGTCCTGATCACCAGCGAGCTGGTCACCAACGCCATCCGGCACTGCGACAACCAGCACCTGGTGCACCTGCAGGTCACTGACGACGGTGCGGAGCTATTGCTGGAGGTGTCCGACCCGAGCCGCAACCCGCCCCGGCCGGTGGTCCCGCCGACTCACGCGGAGAGCGGCCGGGGGCTGTTCCTGGTCCGTGCGGCCGCCTCCGACTTCGGGGCCCGGCACCGTGACCCGGTCGGCAAGACCGTGTGGGCGACCATTCCCCGGACGCCCACCCCATGA
- a CDS encoding helix-turn-helix domain-containing protein translates to MPAAEGPRELPPALLTDPEMIRACRTRDFATIFTLVRRRAGIYPSRIAALCGMTPSRVGEIAAGRRKLAHIDVIERVADGLRIPGAMLGLAHRPWEIPAQATLTEPQPAPPPPATPVADLDSILNLVDAAQVTRSTLAAIQSSIQDYWRRDDQHGPAALRPAVVGQLRHTQQLIDNTRESPLRHGLLTLAAELARLAGWAYFDARQFSTARTYFTQALTMAQSVGDRQFIANVLSCMSLQATYEGDANDAAALACAAQDAARGTDSPDLVMAMLHMREAFAHATLHAGNDCHRSIDKARAHFERADHASAPQWVRYFDETKLIVDTGIALAQLGEHRQAEPLIAEGLRREHRDQQRGRAFHAFWLASTQLRNGALDQACSTASLALDLATNVDSPRIVGHVREFHTHLAAHAQEAPVIAFEAKMREAFS, encoded by the coding sequence ATGCCGGCGGCGGAAGGGCCACGAGAGCTGCCACCCGCGCTTCTCACCGATCCCGAGATGATCCGGGCCTGCCGGACACGGGACTTCGCCACGATCTTCACCCTTGTGCGGCGCCGCGCCGGGATCTACCCGTCGCGCATCGCCGCCTTATGCGGCATGACCCCAAGCCGTGTCGGGGAGATCGCGGCCGGGCGACGCAAACTCGCACACATCGACGTAATCGAACGCGTGGCAGACGGGCTGCGCATCCCCGGCGCTATGCTCGGCCTCGCGCACCGCCCCTGGGAGATCCCGGCGCAAGCCACCCTCACCGAGCCCCAACCGGCGCCCCCACCACCGGCCACCCCGGTCGCCGATCTGGACAGCATCCTGAACCTGGTCGACGCCGCTCAAGTGACCCGCTCGACCCTCGCCGCCATCCAGTCATCGATCCAGGACTACTGGCGCCGCGACGACCAGCACGGCCCCGCCGCTCTGCGCCCCGCAGTCGTCGGCCAGCTGCGCCACACCCAACAGCTGATCGATAACACCCGTGAGAGCCCACTACGGCACGGCCTGCTCACGCTCGCCGCCGAGCTTGCCCGGCTCGCCGGATGGGCGTACTTCGACGCACGCCAGTTCAGCACGGCCCGCACCTACTTCACCCAGGCGCTGACGATGGCCCAAAGCGTCGGCGACCGACAGTTCATCGCCAACGTCCTTTCCTGCATGAGCCTGCAGGCCACCTACGAGGGCGATGCCAATGACGCCGCCGCGCTGGCGTGCGCGGCGCAGGACGCCGCCCGCGGCACCGACAGCCCGGACCTGGTGATGGCCATGCTGCACATGCGGGAGGCGTTCGCCCACGCCACGCTGCACGCCGGCAACGACTGCCACCGATCCATCGACAAAGCACGCGCGCACTTCGAACGGGCCGACCACGCCAGCGCCCCACAGTGGGTGCGGTACTTCGACGAGACCAAGCTGATCGTGGACACCGGCATCGCTCTCGCGCAGCTCGGCGAGCACCGGCAGGCCGAGCCGTTGATCGCCGAGGGCCTGCGCCGCGAACACCGCGACCAGCAGCGCGGGCGCGCCTTTCACGCCTTCTGGCTGGCCTCCACACAGCTGCGCAACGGCGCCTTAGACCAGGCGTGTTCCACTGCCTCGCTGGCCCTGGACCTGGCGACAAACGTGGACTCCCCGCGCATCGTCGGTCACGTGCGGGAGTTCCACACCCACCTGGCCGCGCACGCTCAGGAAGCCCCGGTGATCGCCTTCGAGGCGAAGATGCGTGAGGCGTTCTCCTAG
- a CDS encoding NUDIX hydrolase: MQWQIYGERPIYENPWVSLWLTDVQQPDGRRWEHHVVKLRHLAVAVVVDDQKRVLMMWRHRFITDTWAWELPMGLIEDGAGETPEQAAIREVEEETGWQVKAVEPLIYGQPANGITDSEHYVFRAEAGIYGGPPTEVNETDRIEWIPMTEIRGMIDRREIVSSGSLIGLLYFLLDEANRA; encoded by the coding sequence ATGCAGTGGCAGATCTACGGTGAACGGCCGATCTACGAGAACCCGTGGGTCAGCCTCTGGCTGACGGATGTGCAGCAGCCGGACGGCCGCCGCTGGGAGCACCACGTTGTCAAGCTTCGGCACCTGGCCGTCGCCGTCGTAGTTGACGACCAAAAGCGGGTGCTGATGATGTGGCGGCACCGGTTCATCACCGACACGTGGGCATGGGAACTTCCCATGGGCCTGATCGAGGACGGGGCCGGGGAGACACCGGAGCAGGCCGCGATCCGCGAGGTGGAAGAGGAGACTGGCTGGCAGGTCAAGGCCGTGGAGCCACTGATCTACGGGCAGCCAGCGAACGGCATCACCGACTCCGAGCACTACGTCTTCCGCGCCGAGGCAGGCATTTACGGGGGCCCGCCGACAGAGGTCAATGAGACCGACCGGATCGAGTGGATCCCGATGACGGAGATCCGGGGCATGATCGACCGGCGTGAGATCGTCTCCAGCGGCTCCCTGATCGGCCTGCTGTACTTCCTGCTGGACGAGGCGAACAGGGCCTAG
- a CDS encoding restriction endonuclease, translated as MPPRRTRRGSSCSFAVFVAIWGVGVPLAVLIQVVAHVPAVGIPLLLAAVAGGVVYVVRRTRKAEQRRLEAARLAQLREVQSREIARYHVLGPKEFEHAIAYLCQRDGCTDVLVSGGAGDLGADVTATAPDGRRIVIQCKRYGPTNKVGSPDMQRFGGTCYSVHRAHIPVMVTTSTFTRQAVGYAAAQRILLYGEQELAGWASRTGPAPWHDHQPAA; from the coding sequence ATGCCACCACGCCGCACCAGACGCGGTTCGTCCTGCTCGTTCGCCGTCTTCGTCGCCATATGGGGCGTGGGCGTCCCGCTCGCCGTGCTCATCCAGGTCGTCGCGCACGTCCCGGCCGTCGGTATCCCGCTGCTCCTGGCCGCGGTCGCCGGCGGCGTGGTCTACGTAGTGCGCCGCACCCGCAAGGCCGAGCAGCGCCGGCTCGAGGCGGCCCGCCTGGCGCAGTTGCGCGAGGTGCAGTCACGTGAGATCGCCCGGTACCACGTCCTCGGGCCCAAGGAGTTCGAGCACGCCATCGCGTACCTGTGCCAGCGGGACGGTTGCACGGACGTTCTGGTGAGCGGCGGCGCCGGAGACCTCGGAGCCGACGTCACAGCGACGGCCCCGGACGGCCGGCGGATCGTCATCCAGTGCAAACGCTACGGGCCCACCAACAAGGTCGGCTCCCCGGATATGCAGCGGTTCGGCGGTACCTGCTACTCCGTGCACCGCGCCCACATCCCGGTCATGGTCACGACGAGCACCTTCACCCGGCAGGCCGTCGGCTACGCGGCCGCGCAGAGGATCCTCCTGTACGGCGAGCAGGAACTTGCCGGCTGGGCGTCGCGGACCGGCCCGGCCCCGTGGCACGACCACCAGCCAGCCGCATAA
- a CDS encoding DUF6233 domain-containing protein, translating to MWVVRINEAIAAAEQREREKRQGEERRPPTPDWIMEFGIGVGQRPIEVHVGGCYAARKRQRPITREQAVAALNEGIRACIHCRPDTELGVL from the coding sequence ATGTGGGTGGTGCGCATCAACGAAGCCATCGCGGCAGCCGAGCAGCGGGAACGGGAGAAGCGGCAGGGCGAGGAGCGACGGCCGCCGACCCCGGACTGGATCATGGAGTTCGGCATCGGCGTCGGCCAGCGCCCCATCGAGGTGCACGTCGGCGGGTGCTACGCAGCCAGAAAGCGGCAGCGACCGATCACCCGCGAGCAGGCTGTAGCCGCCCTCAATGAAGGGATCCGAGCCTGCATCCACTGTCGGCCCGACACCGAACTGGGCGTGCTGTGA
- a CDS encoding thioredoxin family protein: protein MTKRVHRPREDAEFNFILGMSGVPVLAYFTGTWPKAIEPCRVMDLVVGGIADEYTGRLTAVRADITRCPAATERYGITGAPSYVLLKEGEAVAHGTGPMTIAEVRKFLDGHL from the coding sequence ATGACGAAGCGGGTTCACCGACCCCGTGAGGACGCGGAGTTCAATTTCATCCTCGGGATGAGCGGAGTTCCGGTCCTCGCATACTTCACCGGGACATGGCCCAAGGCAATCGAGCCCTGCCGGGTGATGGACCTCGTCGTGGGTGGCATCGCCGACGAATACACGGGCCGCCTGACGGCCGTCCGCGCCGACATCACGCGTTGTCCGGCCGCAACCGAGCGATACGGGATCACCGGAGCCCCGTCCTACGTCCTGCTGAAGGAGGGAGAGGCTGTGGCGCACGGCACGGGGCCTATGACCATCGCCGAGGTACGGAAGTTCCTGGACGGCCACCTCTGA
- a CDS encoding PucR family transcriptional regulator → MSHAIRRTSELALDETTVTALRAALKTTADEVVQAIIDKVPPYANALSGRMGATIRRAVRTALGHYLDLASGNATGGDAGDAAYELGRGEVRDGRSMDALLSAYRVGARVAWRCLAAGAVPAGLPAAEVAKFAELTFAYIDELSAASAAGHADELAARGRAHERHLEHLARDLLAGASPDVLLASAQQAGWQPPVSLTSVLLPAAQARPAYRALDPSTLVLDDLPDATGVLLVPDADRSHLLRQLTDRTAVVGPARPWTRASASYARAVRARSLSSDIRDTEDHLPELVLSADADAFADLRARALAPLRTLPVATARRLEETLRAWLLHQGRRDEVAAALFVHPQTVRYRMSQLRELFPDLASPQRVLELTLAVGLRVS, encoded by the coding sequence GTGAGCCATGCAATCCGGAGGACCAGCGAACTGGCCCTGGATGAGACGACGGTCACCGCACTTCGGGCCGCGCTGAAGACCACCGCCGACGAGGTCGTCCAGGCGATCATCGACAAGGTCCCTCCCTACGCCAACGCCCTTTCGGGCCGCATGGGCGCCACCATCCGCCGAGCCGTCCGCACCGCCCTGGGGCACTACCTGGACCTCGCGAGCGGGAACGCCACAGGCGGCGACGCCGGTGACGCAGCCTACGAGCTGGGCCGCGGCGAGGTGCGCGACGGCCGTTCGATGGACGCCCTGCTCAGCGCCTACCGCGTCGGCGCCCGCGTGGCCTGGCGATGCCTGGCAGCGGGTGCCGTACCCGCAGGTCTGCCCGCCGCCGAGGTCGCCAAGTTCGCCGAGCTGACCTTCGCCTACATCGACGAGCTCTCCGCCGCGAGCGCCGCAGGCCACGCCGACGAACTGGCCGCCCGGGGCCGGGCCCACGAGCGCCACCTGGAACACCTGGCCCGCGACCTCCTCGCCGGCGCGAGCCCGGACGTGCTGCTGGCCTCTGCTCAGCAGGCCGGGTGGCAGCCTCCGGTTTCACTGACCTCGGTCCTGCTGCCCGCCGCCCAGGCCCGGCCTGCCTACCGCGCGCTCGACCCGAGCACCCTCGTCCTCGACGATCTGCCGGACGCCACCGGTGTGCTGCTCGTCCCCGATGCCGACCGATCACATCTCTTGCGGCAGCTGACCGACCGCACCGCCGTGGTCGGCCCGGCCCGGCCATGGACTCGTGCGTCCGCCTCGTACGCACGAGCCGTACGCGCGCGCTCCCTCTCCTCTGATATTCGCGACACCGAGGACCACCTGCCCGAGCTGGTGCTGAGCGCTGACGCGGACGCGTTCGCAGACCTGCGTGCCCGAGCCCTCGCACCGTTGCGGACCTTGCCTGTCGCGACCGCACGGCGGCTGGAGGAGACGTTGCGGGCGTGGCTGCTGCACCAGGGCAGGCGGGACGAGGTGGCGGCGGCGTTGTTCGTCCATCCCCAGACAGTCCGGTACCGGATGTCGCAGCTGCGGGAGCTATTTCCGGATCTCGCATCGCCACAGCGGGTCCTTGAACTGACGCTGGCGGTCGGTCTTCGGGTCAGCTGA
- a CDS encoding ferredoxin reductase — protein MTSTALRSRAWKLLEMVTTPLLPSDYLDLVSPLRAGADLRGRIEAVHPETGDAATIVIRPGRGWRGHTAGQYVRIGVDVDGVRLWRAYSLTSPTNRQDGRVTITVKAIPDGKVSNHLVRRAKPGTLIQLDQPNGDFVLPQAKPAKVLYLTAGSGITPVMGMLRDIEFDDVVMVHCAPQPQDVIFRNELHDLVADKKLRLTEVHTDTDGMLDIARLNELVPDWAERETWACGPAGLLDAAEEHWTEHGVQERLHTERFRPSIAVAGDGGEVTFSATGKTVDADGATPLLDIGEEAGVLMPSGCRMGICFGCVTPLKAGAVRDLRTGEITEAEPGVLIQTCVSAAAGPCDIER, from the coding sequence ATGACGAGTACAGCCCTCCGCAGCAGGGCGTGGAAACTGCTGGAGATGGTCACGACGCCGCTGCTGCCGTCGGACTACCTCGACCTGGTCAGCCCGCTGCGTGCGGGCGCTGACCTGCGTGGGCGCATCGAGGCCGTGCACCCCGAGACGGGTGACGCCGCGACCATCGTGATCAGGCCGGGACGGGGCTGGCGCGGCCACACGGCCGGTCAGTACGTGCGGATCGGGGTCGACGTCGACGGGGTGCGCCTGTGGCGCGCCTACTCCCTCACCTCGCCGACAAACCGCCAGGACGGCCGCGTCACGATCACCGTGAAGGCGATCCCGGACGGCAAGGTCAGCAACCACCTGGTCCGCAGGGCAAAACCGGGCACGCTGATCCAGCTCGACCAGCCGAACGGGGACTTCGTGCTGCCGCAGGCCAAGCCCGCCAAGGTGCTCTACCTGACGGCCGGCAGCGGCATCACGCCCGTGATGGGCATGCTGCGCGACATCGAGTTCGACGACGTCGTCATGGTCCACTGCGCGCCACAGCCGCAAGACGTGATCTTCCGCAACGAACTGCACGACCTGGTCGCGGACAAGAAGCTGCGGCTCACCGAGGTGCACACCGACACAGACGGCATGCTCGACATCGCCCGTCTCAACGAACTCGTGCCCGACTGGGCCGAGCGCGAGACCTGGGCCTGCGGGCCCGCGGGCCTGCTCGACGCCGCCGAAGAGCACTGGACCGAGCACGGCGTACAAGAGCGCCTGCACACCGAACGCTTCCGCCCCAGCATCGCCGTCGCCGGCGACGGTGGCGAGGTCACGTTCAGCGCCACCGGCAAGACCGTCGACGCGGACGGCGCCACGCCGTTGCTGGACATCGGCGAGGAGGCCGGCGTGCTCATGCCCTCCGGGTGCCGCATGGGCATCTGCTTCGGCTGCGTCACGCCGCTCAAGGCGGGCGCCGTCCGCGACCTGCGCACCGGCGAGATCACCGAGGCCGAGCCGGGCGTCCTCATCCAGACCTGCGTGTCCGCCGCGGCGGGCCCCTGCGACATCGAACGGTAG